In one window of Camelina sativa cultivar DH55 chromosome 15, Cs, whole genome shotgun sequence DNA:
- the LOC109129132 gene encoding uncharacterized protein LOC109129132, producing the protein MAPAEMAELKKQLGELMEKGLVRPSSSPWGAPVLFVKNKDGTFRLCIDYLGLNKVTVKNRYPLPRIDELLDQLRGATYFSKIDLASGYHQIPIEESDIRKTAFRTRYGHYEFVVMPFGLTNATAVFMKLMKNVFREYLDEFLIVFIDDILVYSKSKDEHAAHLRKVLERLKEQKLFAKLSKCSF; encoded by the coding sequence ATGGCACCGGCGGAGATGGCCGAACTAAAGAAACAGTTGGGAGAGTTGATGGAGAAAGGTTTAGTGAGACCAAGTAGCTCACCATGGGGTGCACCGGTGCTCTTTGTAAAGAACAAGGATGGTACTTTCCGACTTTGCATCGATTACCTGGGATTGAACAAAGTGACGGTGAAGAATCGGTATCCTTTGCCGAGGATTGACGAGTTGCTTGATCAACTCCGGGGAGCCACATATTTCTCGAAGATTGATTTGGCTTCGGGATATCACCAAATCCCGATAGAAGAGTCCGACATTCGAAAGACAGCCTTTAGGACAAGGTACGGCCATTACGAATTTGTggtcatgccgtttgggttaACCAACGCTACGGCAGTATTCATGAAACTCATGAAAAATGTGTTCCGAGAGTACTTGGACGAGTTTTTGATTGTGTTTATAGATGACATCTTAGTCTATTCGAAGAGTAAAGATGAGCATGCCGCACATTTGAGGAAAGTGTTGGAAAGGTTAAAAGAGCAGAAGCTATTCGCCAAACTGAGCAAGTGCAGCTTCTAG